The sequence cCATGCggtgattcaaacccaggtctgcAGAACTtgacctgggtttctggattactagtccagtgacaatactccactatcactacctcctgcaagctggaggaacagcaactcatcttccagttgggcacattgcagccctcaggactcaacactgaCTTCAGCAGCTTTAGCTTGTGACCTTTCTTCTCCAGCTTAAACCTTTTGTGAGAAATATCCCATACATGTATTACCTCAATGcaacaccaccatccccccccccgcccccgacacacacacactagactATCTCTTGTTCTTGACTTTGCTacgttttgttgcaatctctcacagctaaACCTTAAAatctaacacattctccctcccttcaaAAGCCAAGAGGACTCAAAATgtaaactctgctttctctcctaacggatgctgccagaccggctgagttttCCCAGTGTCCTCTGATCTTGTTTCGGGGTTTATACAGGCTTATCATAACCTCTTCACTTTTTTGTTCCCATATAGAggcatagagttttacagctcagaaagaggctgttcggcccattgtgtctgcgctgaCCATCAAGCACTTACCTATTCTAATCccttttccagctcttggtcagtAGACTTGTGTGCTATGGTCCTCTGTATAAAGTCTAGGGTGCAATAGGCCTCCCTAAAGAAGACAAACTAGGAAAGGAAGTCAATGTTTTTTACTTGCATGGTCTCTCAGTGCTAAGGTTGTACAGGTATTCAAACAGTTTTAAATCAGGGGTAGATAGATTATGGATAGGGGGAAGAAAGATTATCGGAGTTAGGCTTGAATGCGAAGCTGAGGTGACACTTGGATCAGCTATGTTCTTTTCAAATGGTAGTGCGGACATGAAGGGCAGAGTGGCCTATTCTTGTTCCCAACTCATACATTCGTATGCCCTAACAATAATCCAAGGTTTTCCTTGTTTATTATGTTAAGAGTTTGTGGatctgtgcacaaatcattgaaagtgAAGGCTCAGAAAATGGTGGATAAATCAAGTTATGGGTACCACTGCTGTGtaccacactttgggaaggatgtgaagccATTAGAGAGAGCGCAGGAAAGGCTCCAGGGGAACGTCAGTTATACAGataaattggagaagctggggctgttcttttTGGACAAGAGAATTTagggaagagatttgatagatatCACGAGGGGTCTAGATGGAATAAATAGGGGGAACCTGTTCCCATAGATGGGAACGCGATGCAGAGGACAGCAATTTAAAGAAGCAACGTGGACAACACTGAAAAGACCGACAGTAAATAGACTACAGTAGTTCAAGAGGTTCAAAAGGGCAATTAGAGCAGATAAGGAAAAGGTGGCTTTGCCACAATGTTCAGAACACAAGGAATGAAAGAAAAAtatccttaattagtgattggataggatctggaatatACTGCCTTAAAGTGTGATGAAGGCAGATTCAACtggggctttcaaaagagaattagattTGTACCTGAAGTAAAATGttctgctttactctgtatctaaccccgtgctgtacctgtcctgggtgtgtttggaaacctgttggactttaacctggtgttgtgagactccttactgtgtttaccccagtccaatgccggcatttccacatcgtgtttgatggggacagtgtagagggagctttactctgtatttaacacaGTGCTGTACCTgatctaggagtgtttgatgggggacagtgtagagggagctttactctgtatctaaccccgtgctgtacctgtcctgggagtgtttgatgggggcagtgtagagggagctttaccctgtatctaaccccgtgctgtacctgtcctgggagtgtttgatggggacagtgcagagggagctttactctgtatttaacccagtgctgtacctgatctaggagtgtttgatgggggacagtgtagagggagctttactctgtatctaaccccgtgctgtccctgtcctgggagtgtttgatgggggacagtgtagagggagctttactctgtaactaaccccgggctgtatttgtcctgggagtgtttgatggggacagtgtagagggagctttactctgtatctaaccccgtgctgtacctgtcctgggagtgtttgatgggggacagtgtagagggagctttactctgcatctaaccccaggctgtacctgtcctgggagtgtttgatgggggacagtgtagagggagctttgctctgtatataaccctgtgctgtacctgtcctgggagtgtttgatggggacagtgtagagggagctttactctgtatcgaaacccccgctgtacctgtcctggcaatgtttgatggggacagtgtagagggagctttactctgtatctaaccccgtgctgtacctgtcctgggagtgtttgatggggacagtgtagagggagctttactctgtatctaaccccgtgctgttcctgtctgggagtgtttgatggggacagtgtagagggagctttagctcGAGTGTGATTCTCTTCAATGTTGACACTGGGCTGATGTTCATTGCAATTTGCAGATGGCCCCCAGCACCAAAAACATAGCAACAAAATGAGAAGTAAATGTGCATCTGCTTGGTCTGCGATGCTGTGAGTTGGGAACGATTCCTTTGCCATGAAACACATTACCGCAGTCCGATGGGAGACACCGACTATCACTTATAGATCTCCGTTGCACTTTTCAAAGTCAACATTATGCCTTGGTGTCAATTTGCAATCTCTTAGCAACGGCCTGTGCTGATCTCAGAACCTGACCAGAGGTGAGACTGTGAGTTATCTGCCTGATTCAGTGAACTTTCTTTACTCACTGACAGTTGCCAATGTTTGCTGTGGAGTGCCTTGTCATCTGATAAGCGGCCCTGAGTGCTTCTTTAATACACATGCAGGCTTCATTTCACCAGCCCCTTGCAGAATGCTACCACTTGAAACTGAGATGAAATTTGTCTGAAACCTCGATTTGTGACAATAAACTCCACCGCAGTGGAGGAGAGGAGGAAAGCCAATGCTTTGCCAGTGAGTTGCACTCGACCGCCTCCCCCTTGCCCCAGGTGCTGAATAACGATAATGATTCCTGTGATTATCCATTCCTCTGTAAACCCCTATCCTGTCAACGTGCCTGTCTGGTTATCACCATTTCAGTGCACTTATACATCAATCTCCTGACAGTTTCCACTCAGGTTGTTAAGCACGGGACAAGCACAGAGCCTTTATTGCCGCAGCTCGGGAGAAGCAGACAGCATTGGAGAGTGATCGGCTGACGGAAAGGTTGCCTGGTTCAATGGGGCTGGACAGTGTGTTCATTGCTCTGGAGGTTGCCCTTGGTGTGGGGGTCATTAGTATGAACCTGCTGGTCTGTGCCACTGTGTACTTACACAGAGAACTCAGGACGCTGACGAACTACCTGATTGCCTGTCTGGCCATGGCAGACCTGAGCGTGGGGGCCCTGGCTGTCCCGTGCTCCATCCTGCTGAGCCTGGACCTCACCGTCTGTTTTTCCGGCTGTCTGCTGCTTGCCTGTTTCCCGCTCGTCACTACACAGTTCTCTGTCTTTGTGCTCCTGGCCATCGCCATTAACACCCATCTGAAAATCCGACAGCCAAGCAGGTAAAGCAGAAAGGCTTTGGCCATTTCATCTGGCGTTGACACAGACCTGACTCGACTAGTCTGacgctccctccctctgtctgtcctcccattgtccctatctctgtaacctcctccacccccgacaaccctccctccctatctgtgtaaccacctccagccccaaaaACCTACCctatctctgcactccttccagtttCCACAACTATCCGAGATCTCAGCATTTCTCTAATTCCAGCTTCTTTTGCAATCCCCGATTTTGATTGCTCAACTGGAGAGCCTAAAACTAAGGAGTAaaggtctcaggataaggagtcaCCATTttggatggtcagtactgaggaagtgccacactgtcagagggtcagtgctgagggagtgttgctctgtcagatggtcagtactgagggagtgccgcactgtcagagagtcagtactgagggagtggccgcactgtcagagagtcagtactgagggagtgctgcactgtcagagggtcagtactgaggagtgtgccacactgtcaaagggtcagtactgagggagtgtcgcactgtcagagggtcagtactgagggagtgctgcactagccaagggtcagtactgagggagcgctgcactgtcaaagggtcagtactgagggtgtgcagcactgtcagagggtcagtactgagggagtgctgcactgtcagagggtcagtactgagggagtgctgcactgtcagagggtcagtgctgagggagtgctgcactgtcagagggtcagtactgagggagtgctgcaccgtcagagggtcagtactgagggagtgctgcaccgtcagagggtcagtactaagggagtgctgcactgtcagagggtcagtactgagggagtgccgcactgtcagagggtcagtactgagggagtgctgcactagccaagggtcagtactgagggagtgccgcactgtcagagggtcagtactgagggagtgctgcactagccaagggtcagtactgagggagtgccatactgtcaaagggtcagtactgagggtgtgcagcactgtcagagggtcagtactgagggagtgctgcactgtcagagggtcagtgctgagggagtgctgcactgtcagagggtcagtactgagggagtgctgcgccgtcagagggtcagtactgagggagtgctgcaccgtcagagggtcagtactgagggagtgctgcactgtcagagggtcagtactgagggagtgctgctctgtcagaggatcagtactgagggagtgccactttTCTGAAGCTGATGAGGTCACTACACTTCATTGATGGTGAAGGGATGTGCTGAGATGCTGCCTAGGACTTTTCTTAAGGGAAATGTAATCCTGTAGCTGAACTGGAGGAAGTACATGGCAGGGTTCCAGCGATGGCACCGTCAAATGAAACTCTGCCTCATTTCCTTTTTCAATTGTTCCCCAGGTACAGAATCCTGGTCACCAAGAAGCGCATCACCGTGGCGATCTCCCTCTGCGGGATCTCGGCGCTGATCATCGGCTTCACCCCGGTGATGGGGTGGAACTGCTCCGACACCTTCATCGCCTCGACGGCCAATGTCACCATTCCTGCCGAGAGGTCCATCCTGAGGGATAAGATCTCTCTGGTGGGCTTCTTCCCTCGACCGTTCGATGTCGCGAGACCCGCTAATGGCAGCCGGATGGCCGTTGGCCTCTGCTCATTCCACCATGTCATCTCCTCCAACTACATGGTCTATGTCATATTCTTCTGCTGCACCCTCCTGCCCCTCTCGGTTATGTTCGGGATTTACACGGACTCATTCCGTGTTGTCCGCCAGTACTTCAACAATCAGCAGTTCCGATCGGCCAAGCGCAGCGAGATCCAGACCGCCAAGACCCTCTTCCTGATGGTGGGCCTCTTCTGCCTCTGCTGGTTGCCCCTCAATGTGGTGAACAGCCTGGTCTTCTTctgccctgcctgcagcttgCCCTCCTGGCTGGCGAACCTGGTGGTGGCCCTATCGCACCTCAACTCGCTCATCAACCCGATGGTCTACGCATTGAGGAAGAAGGATTTCGGGAGCGCGTTGAGGGGGGTCTTTGTCCACCATGTCCTGTGTGCTGCCAGGTACAAATCTTGCATCTCCAGGTCGAAGGTCGGCCCCGTGTTCCATGTGACGAGACCCTAGCCATCAAGATGTGTGGAGGGGTTGTGGCTGATGGATGCTGGCATGGTGTAACTTCACATGGTTCTCACTTGCTCTGCCACCCGCATAAAGctaagctcatccaaaactctctgACTCATGTCTTAACCCTTGATGACCCATCTCCCCTGTTGCTTGCTCTCCTACACTGACTCCAAGACCACCAATTCCTGCCCTTGCTTCAAAGTTGCTTGATAGTCTCAATCtttccaatggtggagcaatggaaATTGGGGAATGGACAGGGGTATGGAATTTGAGCAGTGCAAAGATCTCCGATCCTTGTACAGGTTgggggaggtcacagagatagggagggttgtaggactggaggaggttacagaaatagggagggttgtaggggctggagggggttacagagataaggagggttgtaggggctggaggaggttacagagatagggaaggttgtaggggctggagggggttacagagatagggagggttgtcggggctggaggaggttacagagatagggagggagtgaggctatGGAGGGGTTCGAACACCATTATAAAAATATTAGAAGTGAAGCATGATTGGATCCGggatcagtgagcacaggagtgatgggtAAACAGCATATAAAAGAAATACAAAGAGTCTCACCATTATCCCCCTGCTGCCTGGTGCAGAATGTCTGTGCAATTTTGATCTGTAGTCATTGTCACAACAGCCTCAGAGtccacagcaaaatcccaccaaCAGCGATGTGTCAATGATCAGGTACCTGTTTCGTGATGTTCCTCAATCAATAATTATTGGCCCAAGACAGAAGGGAGAACTGTTTTTGGTAGCTGTGGGATTCTTACATTCCCCAGAGGACAGGTGGGGTCTCATTTTCATATTTCTCTGGAAAGATTgcatcccctcagtactgaccctctactatgtagcactccctcagtactgaccctctgacagtgcatcactccctcagtactgaccctctggtagtgcggcactccctcagtactgaccctctgacagtgcatcactccctcagtactgaccctctggtactgcggcactccctcagtactgaccctctgacagtgcggcaccccctcagtactgaccctctgacagtgcatcactccctcagtactgaccctctgacagtgcggcactccctcagtactgaccctctgacagtgcatcactccctcagtactgaccctctgacagtgcatcactccctcagtactgaccctctgacagtgcagcactccctcagtactgaccctctgacagtgcatcactccctcagtactgaccctctgacagtgcagcactccctcagtactgaccctctgacagtgcatcactccctcagtactgaccctctgacagtgcggcactccctcagtactgaccctctgacagtgcggcactccctcagtactgaccctctgacagtgcggcactccctcagtactgaccctctgacagtgcggcactccctcagtactgaccctctgacagtgcggcactccctcagtactgaccctctgacagtgcggcactccctcagtactgactctctgacagtgcggcactccctcagcactgaccctctgacagtgcggcactccctcagtactgaccctctgatagtgtggcattccctcagtattgagcctctgacagtgcagcactccctcagcactgatcctctgacagtgcggcactccctcagtactgaccctctgacagtgcggcactccctcagtactgaccctctgacagtgcggcactccctcagtactgaccctctgacagtgcagcacaccctcagtactgaccctctgacagtgcggcactccctcagtactgaccctctgacagtgcagcactccctcagtactgaccctctgacagtgcggcaatccctcagcactgatcctctgacagtgcggcactccctcagtactgaccctctgacagtgcggcactccctcagtactgaccctctgacagtgcggcactccctcagtactgaccctctgacagtgcagcactccctcagtactgaccctctgacagtgcggcactccctcagtactgatcctctga comes from Mustelus asterias chromosome 20, sMusAst1.hap1.1, whole genome shotgun sequence and encodes:
- the LOC144508721 gene encoding adenosine receptor A2b-like, which gives rise to MGLDSVFIALEVALGVGVISMNLLVCATVYLHRELRTLTNYLIACLAMADLSVGALAVPCSILLSLDLTVCFSGCLLLACFPLVTTQFSVFVLLAIAINTHLKIRQPSRYRILVTKKRITVAISLCGISALIIGFTPVMGWNCSDTFIASTANVTIPAERSILRDKISLVGFFPRPFDVARPANGSRMAVGLCSFHHVISSNYMVYVIFFCCTLLPLSVMFGIYTDSFRVVRQYFNNQQFRSAKRSEIQTAKTLFLMVGLFCLCWLPLNVVNSLVFFCPACSLPSWLANLVVALSHLNSLINPMVYALRKKDFGSALRGVFVHHVLCAARWHQEFLAPVWTSDGGKVTIWHQGGLVPDKNSARKILRGRAAEGKLSPRQRGQKKPAVARWSRSLRFDASPNLITNA